Proteins from a genomic interval of Acetobacterium woodii DSM 1030:
- a CDS encoding aminopeptidase: protein MVAEEKEKSAGTQLQEKLTQKWELAWKNIDDEASQTVKKISDDYISFLTAGKTERQCALLSIELAQKAGFKSIKSYQETGKIKPGDKVYIVHKDKTVVFFIVGVDPIDQGMSIVGAHIDSPRLDLKPSPLYESDDMAFFKTHYYGGIKKYQWVTIPLAIHGTVIKKDGAIINLSIGEAAEDPVFCITDLLPHLSQEQNAKKMTEGITGEGLNLIVGSQPFPEKDLKDAVKLNVLKYLNEKYGMVEDDFATAELEVVPAGAARHVGFDESMVGGYGQDDRICAYTALRALLDRNDPKRTLCVVLADKEEIGSVGNTGMQSRFFENAVAEMIDLMNISKPEISIRRCLMNSEMLSADVTAAVDPNFSGTHDKGNAPYIGKGMVLSKYGGARGKSGSNDAHAEFMGKMRKTLDEAGVIWQMGELGRVDLGGGGTIAYILAKYGMDVLDCGPALLSMHAPFEVASKIDLYMCYKGYKAFLS from the coding sequence ATGGTTGCTGAAGAGAAAGAAAAAAGTGCGGGAACACAATTACAGGAAAAATTAACCCAAAAATGGGAATTAGCATGGAAGAATATCGACGATGAAGCGTCGCAAACGGTTAAAAAAATCAGTGATGATTATATCAGCTTTCTAACAGCTGGAAAAACGGAACGGCAATGTGCTTTGCTAAGCATTGAATTGGCTCAGAAAGCCGGGTTCAAATCAATTAAATCTTATCAGGAAACTGGGAAAATTAAACCGGGAGATAAGGTTTATATTGTCCATAAAGATAAAACCGTGGTATTTTTTATTGTCGGGGTTGATCCCATTGATCAAGGGATGTCGATTGTTGGTGCGCATATTGATTCGCCACGATTAGACTTGAAACCGTCGCCACTTTACGAAAGTGACGATATGGCATTTTTTAAAACGCATTATTATGGAGGAATAAAGAAATATCAGTGGGTGACAATTCCACTTGCTATCCATGGAACAGTGATAAAAAAAGATGGAGCGATTATTAATCTTTCCATTGGAGAAGCAGCCGAAGATCCGGTTTTTTGTATAACAGATTTACTACCGCATCTTTCTCAAGAACAGAATGCTAAAAAAATGACTGAAGGAATAACTGGCGAAGGCCTTAATCTGATCGTTGGCAGTCAACCTTTCCCGGAAAAAGATTTAAAAGATGCAGTGAAACTGAATGTTTTAAAATATCTTAATGAAAAATATGGAATGGTTGAAGATGATTTCGCGACCGCTGAGTTAGAAGTTGTACCGGCGGGAGCAGCGCGGCATGTCGGTTTTGATGAAAGTATGGTTGGCGGTTATGGTCAGGATGATCGTATTTGCGCTTATACAGCCCTTCGGGCCCTACTTGATCGCAATGATCCGAAACGTACTTTATGTGTAGTTCTTGCTGATAAAGAAGAAATCGGCAGTGTTGGTAATACCGGCATGCAGTCTCGTTTTTTTGAGAATGCCGTCGCTGAAATGATTGATCTTATGAATATCAGTAAACCGGAAATATCAATCCGACGATGTTTGATGAACTCGGAAATGCTATCAGCTGATGTCACCGCTGCGGTAGATCCTAACTTCTCCGGCACCCATGATAAAGGGAATGCTCCCTACATTGGAAAAGGTATGGTCTTATCTAAATATGGCGGTGCGCGGGGAAAATCCGGGTCGAATGATGCTCATGCAGAATTTATGGGGAAAATGAGGAAAACCCTAGATGAAGCTGGCGTTATTTGGCAAATGGGTGAATTAGGACGTGTGGATCTTGGTGGTGGTGGAACCATTGCTTATATTTTAGCTAAATATGGGATGGATGTACTTGATTGTGGCCCCGCCCTCTTGAGTATGCATGCGCCATTTGAAGTAGCATCTAAAATTGACTTGTATATGTGTTATAAAGGATACAAAGCATTCCTGAGTTAA
- a CDS encoding DUF896 domain-containing protein, with amino-acid sequence MITKEKIERINELANKKKIAGLTEDEVDEQLTLRVEYLQAVRKNFREQLDSITIVDDPQCNNKKGGNKMEKDGSKGVYGSAEDLGAKDKLGAGGEAAIYSEAEELAKTNSEDVDKFMADPDGDDQKKPQAKKKQADQQDLEGGVYGEAEILSEKDKADGDCGEGIYSEGEELAKKNIEQEHDFMAE; translated from the coding sequence ATGATCACGAAAGAAAAAATTGAGAGAATTAATGAATTAGCTAATAAAAAAAAAATAGCTGGCTTAACTGAAGATGAAGTTGATGAACAATTAACCCTACGCGTAGAATATCTTCAGGCGGTGAGAAAAAATTTCCGCGAACAGTTAGATTCGATTACGATTGTGGATGATCCACAATGTAATAATAAAAAAGGAGGAAACAAAATGGAAAAGGATGGTTCTAAAGGCGTTTACGGGAGTGCAGAAGATTTAGGGGCTAAAGACAAACTAGGCGCAGGCGGCGAAGCTGCGATCTATAGCGAAGCAGAAGAATTAGCAAAAACTAATTCAGAAGATGTCGATAAATTTATGGCCGATCCAGATGGAGATGATCAGAAAAAGCCTCAGGCAAAGAAAAAACAAGCCGATCAACAAGATCTTGAAGGTGGCGTTTATGGAGAAGCAGAGATTTTAAGCGAAAAAGATAAAGCCGATGGTGATTGTGGAGAAGGAATTTATAGTGAAGGAGAAGAATTAGCAAAAAAGAATATTGAACAAGAACATGATTTTATGGCAGAGTAG
- a CDS encoding methionine gamma-lyase family protein, giving the protein MKVSNFLNEKKDIKGYLKEEFDISESVIDFVKKKEIEISEQLKKRDDLSELHQYRVIKAMQRAGLGDRHFGVSTGYGYDDAGREVVEAIYADVFGAEEALVRPHISSGTHAISLALYGVLRPGDHLLAITGAPYDTIRTVIGLEKGYEGHGTIKEFGITYDQVELRGDGSFDEKAILSAIKQNTKMIYLQRSTGYSWRSALTLDAMAEIIVKIRKIKADVVVFVDNCYGEFMDNLEPVQIGADLMAGSLIKNPGGGLAPTGGYVAGRADLVHLAACRLAAPGVARETGATLGINRTLLQGLFLAPTVVAQAIKSAMLLAVCYKSLGFAVCPEISDYRSDIIQSICLKTADGVKTFCRAIQEAAPVDSQAIPEPWAMPGYADPVIMAAGAFIQGSSIELSADAPMREPYYVYFQGGLTHFHGKLGIMLSLQRLLDKNMITL; this is encoded by the coding sequence ATGAAAGTGAGCAATTTTTTGAACGAAAAAAAAGACATTAAAGGTTATCTGAAAGAAGAATTTGATATTTCGGAAAGCGTCATCGATTTTGTAAAAAAGAAGGAAATAGAAATCTCGGAGCAACTTAAAAAACGCGATGATTTGTCAGAGCTACACCAATATCGAGTGATTAAGGCGATGCAGAGAGCCGGTTTAGGAGATCGTCACTTTGGTGTTTCAACCGGATATGGTTACGATGATGCAGGACGTGAAGTTGTGGAGGCGATTTATGCCGATGTTTTTGGAGCCGAAGAGGCCTTGGTAAGACCGCATATTTCATCGGGAACGCATGCTATTTCACTGGCGCTTTATGGGGTGTTACGTCCGGGCGATCATTTACTGGCAATTACCGGGGCTCCCTATGACACCATTAGAACTGTTATTGGCCTAGAAAAAGGATATGAAGGGCACGGGACAATTAAGGAATTTGGGATTACTTATGACCAGGTCGAACTTCGCGGCGATGGAAGTTTTGACGAAAAAGCGATATTATCAGCGATAAAACAAAATACTAAAATGATTTATCTGCAAAGGTCCACCGGGTATAGTTGGAGATCGGCCTTGACATTGGATGCCATGGCAGAAATCATTGTCAAAATCAGGAAAATCAAAGCAGATGTAGTAGTTTTTGTCGACAATTGTTATGGCGAATTTATGGATAATCTTGAACCCGTGCAAATTGGCGCCGATTTAATGGCTGGTTCGCTGATCAAAAATCCTGGTGGTGGGTTGGCTCCGACCGGAGGATACGTGGCTGGTCGCGCTGATCTGGTTCATCTGGCGGCTTGCCGTTTAGCGGCTCCGGGAGTTGCCAGAGAAACGGGGGCAACACTGGGTATCAACCGCACCTTACTTCAGGGTTTGTTTTTAGCACCAACCGTTGTTGCGCAAGCGATCAAGTCGGCAATGCTATTGGCAGTCTGTTATAAATCGTTGGGTTTTGCTGTTTGCCCGGAAATATCAGATTATCGTAGTGATATTATTCAAAGCATTTGTCTGAAAACGGCTGATGGGGTTAAAACATTTTGCCGGGCGATTCAGGAAGCGGCGCCAGTCGATAGTCAGGCGATCCCCGAACCGTGGGCGATGCCGGGTTATGCAGATCCTGTTATCATGGCGGCAGGTGCTTTCATTCAAGGCTCTTCGATCGAATTATCGGCCGATGCCCCAATGCGAGAGCCTTATTATGTCTATTTCCAAGGTGGTCTAACCCATTTTCACGGCAAATTAGGGATTATGTTAAGTTTGCAACGATTATTGGATAAAAATATGATTACACTTTAA
- the miaA gene encoding tRNA (adenosine(37)-N6)-dimethylallyltransferase MiaA — protein MGAKKPKILVVVGPTASGKTSLGVALAKELGGEIISADSMQIYKYMNIGTAKVTTAEMEGIPHHLVDCVLPNEEYSVAKYKQEALESIQTILTAGKLPIISGGTGLYINSLTLPWNFQKKECDEEIRWRLMAEAEILGPEALYERLQAVDQIAAQSVHPNNIKRVIRALEIYELTGKPKSYFDEETKKQEVPYDFEILGLEWEREILYDRINRRVDQMVEKGLIEEAKKLIERGYDWNLTAMKAIGYKELRPFLEGTSSLEDVITILKQNSRHYAKRQMTWFRKDTRIKWIKMSEAQTLNVKLQACLAQIQTLG, from the coding sequence ATGGGAGCGAAAAAGCCGAAAATTCTTGTTGTGGTCGGTCCGACCGCTAGCGGAAAAACTTCGTTAGGCGTAGCTCTGGCAAAAGAATTAGGCGGGGAAATCATCTCAGCTGATTCGATGCAAATCTATAAATATATGAATATTGGCACCGCGAAGGTTACAACCGCAGAGATGGAGGGGATCCCTCACCATCTTGTCGATTGTGTTTTGCCGAATGAAGAATACAGTGTCGCCAAATATAAACAGGAAGCACTGGAGTCGATCCAAACGATTCTTACCGCGGGTAAACTTCCGATTATATCAGGGGGAACCGGATTATATATCAATAGCCTTACCCTCCCGTGGAATTTTCAAAAAAAAGAATGTGATGAGGAAATTCGTTGGCGTCTGATGGCTGAAGCTGAAATTCTTGGACCGGAGGCGTTATATGAACGGTTGCAGGCAGTCGATCAGATCGCGGCGCAATCGGTACATCCCAATAATATTAAGCGGGTTATTCGAGCTTTGGAAATTTACGAATTGACAGGTAAACCAAAATCTTATTTTGATGAAGAAACAAAAAAACAGGAAGTTCCATATGATTTTGAAATTCTCGGTTTAGAGTGGGAACGGGAGATTCTCTATGACCGCATTAATCGGCGTGTTGATCAAATGGTTGAAAAGGGACTGATCGAAGAAGCAAAAAAATTGATCGAACGCGGCTACGACTGGAATTTAACGGCGATGAAAGCGATTGGTTATAAAGAACTCAGACCTTTTCTGGAAGGAACGTCTTCTTTGGAAGATGTCATTACAATTTTAAAACAGAATTCCCGGCATTATGCCAAGCGGCAAATGACCTGGTTTCGTAAAGATACCCGGATTAAGTGGATAAAAATGAGTGAAGCGCAGACTTTGAATGTCAAACTTCAGGCCTGTCTGGCACAAATTCAAACCTTAGGTTAA
- the mutL gene encoding DNA mismatch repair endonuclease MutL, translating into MKIKMLNNETINKIAAGEVIIRPVSVVKELMENAIDAGADQIVIIIEAGGKNRITVRDNGCGISYDDLPLAFKRHATSKLDTIEDLENINSLGFRGEALSSVSAVAKVQIITRNDPEELGSLAIFDGGKLINQRVCAYNRGTEITVRDLFFNTPARRKHMEKDKKEELIVRDLAQKIAISHSGIRIQVNCNDRIVLDTKGTGNVIDVVKELYGVDIANNLIPLDYENKPMKLTGFVGNLKTLRNHREDQIFFINGRYIKNNHLAQALDEAYEGYCMKHQHPMGIIFIELPGRMLDVNIHPAKTEIKILNESLVCLLFKQGIRETLRNANLIVDVGGEATQTETLTENKSAAIQTEKAQHREAIDRDSATKNNERSDHLENDSSDQITFENVDNTTALEALKKSVSGEKHKLKQPLNQRVDLVKPHPDFDHCFEETDLENKKTTMIEINKVNNDKNSSEKKPNDTLSNHNNRIAEERSEFQAETNNPRPMKKRVEDLVKMKIVGQLFNVYILLEGEKEIYLLDQHAAHEAFLTKELLDIFDRGEGLPSQGLMTADALKFHPKDLEQVEAKLEDYRKLGFDCDIFGADTLLVRSVPVLLGEPQSADLLKKMIDENIFINDDESLSKSMFSKKMKNKIISMACKAAIKGGQPLTQREIKKLLENLMALENPYTCPHGRPIIMRLKEYELMKLFKRVV; encoded by the coding sequence ATGAAAATTAAGATGTTAAATAATGAAACAATCAATAAAATAGCTGCTGGTGAGGTGATTATCAGACCCGTATCGGTTGTTAAAGAATTAATGGAAAATGCCATTGATGCCGGCGCCGATCAGATCGTTATAATTATTGAAGCCGGCGGAAAAAATCGGATAACGGTTAGGGATAACGGCTGCGGGATTAGTTATGATGATCTTCCGTTAGCCTTTAAACGGCATGCAACCAGTAAACTTGACACGATTGAAGATCTTGAAAATATCAATTCGCTGGGTTTTCGGGGTGAAGCACTGTCTAGTGTTTCAGCCGTGGCTAAGGTTCAGATTATTACCCGAAATGATCCGGAAGAATTGGGAAGCCTTGCCATTTTTGATGGCGGAAAGCTGATTAATCAGCGGGTTTGTGCCTACAATCGCGGAACTGAGATAACCGTTAGAGATTTATTTTTTAATACTCCCGCCCGTCGAAAGCACATGGAGAAAGACAAAAAAGAAGAGCTGATCGTTCGCGATCTAGCCCAAAAAATTGCGATTTCTCACTCGGGTATTCGGATTCAAGTGAACTGTAATGATCGTATTGTACTCGATACGAAAGGCACCGGAAATGTTATTGATGTGGTGAAGGAACTTTATGGAGTCGATATCGCAAACAATCTGATTCCGCTCGATTATGAAAATAAACCGATGAAGCTAACCGGATTTGTGGGTAACCTAAAAACGTTGCGTAATCATCGCGAAGATCAGATCTTTTTTATTAATGGGCGCTATATAAAAAACAATCACCTGGCTCAAGCGTTGGATGAAGCATACGAAGGTTATTGCATGAAACACCAACATCCAATGGGAATAATTTTTATCGAACTTCCGGGGCGAATGCTTGATGTAAATATTCATCCAGCCAAAACGGAGATTAAAATATTAAACGAAAGTCTGGTCTGTCTGCTTTTTAAACAGGGAATCCGGGAAACGCTTAGAAATGCTAATTTGATTGTTGATGTTGGAGGTGAAGCAACACAAACCGAAACATTAACTGAGAATAAATCGGCGGCGATTCAAACTGAAAAAGCACAACATCGAGAGGCGATCGATCGGGATAGTGCAACAAAAAATAATGAGCGGAGCGATCACCTTGAAAATGATTCAAGTGATCAGATTACCTTTGAAAATGTTGATAACACCACTGCCTTAGAGGCTCTTAAAAAATCAGTTAGTGGTGAAAAACATAAATTGAAACAACCACTTAATCAGCGGGTGGATTTAGTGAAACCGCATCCTGATTTTGATCATTGTTTTGAAGAAACTGACTTAGAAAACAAAAAAACAACAATGATCGAAATAAATAAAGTTAATAATGATAAAAATAGCAGCGAAAAAAAACCGAATGATACCTTGAGTAATCATAATAATCGGATTGCTGAGGAACGGTCAGAATTTCAGGCCGAAACGAATAATCCCCGGCCGATGAAAAAAAGAGTTGAAGATCTCGTAAAAATGAAAATAGTGGGGCAGCTATTTAATGTATATATTCTTTTAGAAGGCGAAAAAGAAATTTATCTATTAGATCAACATGCTGCGCATGAAGCTTTTTTAACGAAAGAACTGTTGGATATTTTTGATCGGGGCGAAGGACTTCCAAGTCAAGGACTGATGACCGCTGATGCGCTTAAATTTCATCCCAAAGATTTGGAACAGGTAGAAGCAAAACTGGAGGATTATCGAAAATTAGGTTTTGATTGTGATATTTTTGGTGCGGATACCTTATTGGTACGCAGTGTCCCCGTCCTTTTAGGAGAACCACAAAGTGCCGATTTGTTAAAAAAAATGATTGATGAAAATATTTTTATAAACGATGATGAAAGCTTGTCAAAATCAATGTTTTCAAAAAAAATGAAAAATAAGATTATTTCGATGGCTTGTAAAGCAGCGATTAAAGGTGGTCAGCCATTGACCCAAAGGGAGATTAAAAAACTACTGGAAAATTTGATGGCGTTAGAAAATCCCTATACGTGTCCCCATGGTCGACCGATCATTATGAGATTAAAGGAATATGAATTAATGAAACTATTTAAACGGGTGGTATAA
- the lon gene encoding endopeptidase La yields the protein MNTQEIKNAPLIPITETVIYPGISNRIFVNEDIGNNIKELIIKNNTLAIGLSTKDYKGLVQLTPDSFYRIGVLMKFDNIQKSDNGFIIDITTINRVKVLDFTFEEKQITASYIIQEDIMDVNEDEEQEMIMYIKGLMKDLSHNFKGAEYFVSILEGLPSLEEIMGYTIPMMGIPLKSKQDLLEIDSVKERTLSFIDYIIREKDSVHLQLEISKKYSQRKDKTYREAMLREQLKNIKAELGELDDELEEEADYRKKVMESEMPADIKKIALKEVRKLENSPPNGGESNVIMNYLDLLLELPWISEKKEIDIEHARQVLESHHFGIDDVKKRIIEHLAVMKLKEDKQGSILLLVGPPGTGKTSLGKSIAEALDRKYVRASLGGVRDEAEIRGHRKTYLGAMPGRIIKGLANAEAKNPVFILDEIDKMGMSHQGDPGSALLEVLDPEQNCTFSDHYLEIPYDLSEVFFIATANDLSTIPAPLLDRAEIIELSSYTNGEKKRIAIDHLLPAVLKDHGLTNEMLQIEDTAIEAIVENYTAEAGVRGLTKQLAKIARVVSEKIVSKKAELPYVVTTKNLSEVLGNKTRRHEKAGENNKPGVVTGMAWTAVGGEILFTEASLMPGSGKLTLTGQLGDVMKESATIAMSLIRSRLGDLANGFDYFKNDTHIHVPSGSTPKDGPSAGVTLTTALASLILGKPVDSKLSMTGEITLSGQVLPVGGIKEKVIAAQRSGITKILLPKDNEKDVCDIPEEVRNALTIIHVSTIEEVLKEALGIDLPECKPILNRPIGDSNVQLNMISE from the coding sequence ATGAACACACAAGAAATCAAAAATGCACCATTAATCCCAATTACAGAAACTGTAATCTATCCGGGAATTTCCAATCGTATTTTTGTAAATGAAGATATTGGAAACAATATTAAAGAATTGATCATTAAGAACAACACCTTAGCCATTGGTTTATCAACAAAAGATTATAAAGGGTTAGTCCAATTAACGCCAGATTCGTTTTATCGTATCGGGGTGTTGATGAAATTCGACAACATCCAAAAATCCGATAATGGATTTATTATTGATATTACGACAATCAATCGGGTTAAGGTCCTAGATTTTACTTTTGAAGAAAAACAGATCACGGCTTCATATATCATTCAGGAAGACATCATGGATGTCAATGAAGATGAAGAACAAGAAATGATCATGTATATCAAAGGATTGATGAAAGACCTGAGCCATAATTTTAAGGGGGCTGAATATTTTGTCAGTATTTTAGAAGGGTTGCCTTCCCTGGAAGAAATTATGGGTTATACAATCCCGATGATGGGCATTCCGTTAAAAAGCAAACAAGATCTGCTGGAAATTGATTCAGTAAAAGAACGGACTTTAAGTTTTATCGATTATATTATCAGGGAAAAAGATTCGGTTCATCTACAATTGGAGATCAGTAAAAAATATTCTCAGCGTAAAGATAAAACTTATCGGGAAGCGATGCTTCGTGAACAATTAAAAAATATTAAAGCTGAATTAGGCGAATTAGATGATGAATTAGAAGAAGAAGCGGATTATCGTAAAAAAGTGATGGAATCCGAGATGCCGGCAGACATTAAAAAAATTGCTTTAAAAGAAGTACGCAAGCTGGAAAATTCACCACCAAATGGCGGTGAAAGTAATGTAATTATGAATTACCTTGATTTGCTGTTGGAATTGCCGTGGATCAGTGAAAAGAAAGAAATCGATATTGAACATGCCAGACAAGTTCTCGAATCGCATCATTTTGGCATTGACGATGTTAAAAAACGAATCATTGAGCACTTGGCAGTGATGAAACTCAAAGAAGATAAACAAGGCTCAATCTTATTACTAGTAGGACCTCCGGGTACCGGTAAAACCAGTTTGGGTAAGAGTATTGCAGAAGCCTTAGATAGAAAATATGTTCGTGCTAGTTTAGGTGGTGTTCGCGATGAAGCTGAAATTCGTGGCCATCGTAAAACTTACCTTGGCGCAATGCCAGGACGTATTATTAAAGGGTTGGCCAATGCAGAGGCTAAAAATCCGGTTTTCATTCTTGATGAAATTGATAAAATGGGAATGTCACACCAAGGAGATCCCGGATCAGCATTGCTGGAAGTTCTAGATCCTGAACAAAATTGTACATTTTCAGACCATTATCTGGAAATACCCTATGATTTATCGGAAGTGTTTTTTATTGCCACCGCCAATGATTTAAGCACCATTCCGGCACCATTGTTGGATCGAGCCGAAATCATTGAGCTATCAAGTTACACAAATGGTGAAAAGAAACGAATTGCAATTGATCATTTACTACCCGCTGTTTTAAAAGATCATGGTTTAACAAATGAAATGCTGCAAATTGAAGACACAGCAATTGAAGCGATTGTGGAGAACTACACCGCCGAAGCTGGAGTACGAGGATTGACAAAGCAACTAGCTAAAATCGCGCGTGTCGTGTCAGAAAAAATAGTATCAAAAAAAGCCGAGCTTCCTTATGTTGTAACCACTAAAAATCTCAGTGAGGTATTAGGAAATAAAACGCGACGACACGAAAAAGCCGGTGAAAATAATAAACCAGGAGTAGTAACGGGAATGGCATGGACAGCTGTCGGGGGAGAAATTCTCTTTACGGAAGCAAGTTTAATGCCTGGCAGTGGCAAATTGACGCTAACTGGTCAATTGGGAGATGTCATGAAAGAAAGTGCAACAATCGCAATGAGTCTGATTCGATCCCGTTTGGGTGATCTGGCAAATGGATTTGATTACTTTAAGAATGATACCCATATCCATGTTCCGTCAGGTTCAACACCTAAAGATGGCCCATCAGCAGGGGTAACCCTGACAACCGCGTTAGCATCACTGATCTTAGGAAAACCAGTTGATTCAAAATTATCAATGACTGGTGAAATCACTTTAAGTGGACAAGTATTACCGGTTGGTGGGATTAAAGAAAAGGTTATTGCCGCACAACGCAGTGGTATTACAAAAATATTGTTACCAAAAGACAACGAAAAAGATGTTTGTGATATTCCCGAAGAAGTTCGTAACGCTTTGACAATTATTCATGTTTCAACGATTGAAGAAGTTTTGAAAGAAGCGCTGGGAATTGACTTGCCAGAATGCAAACCGATTCTTAATCGTCCGATTGGTGATTCAAACGTACAATTAAACATGATTAGTGAATAA
- a CDS encoding MarR family winged helix-turn-helix transcriptional regulator: MTCKKNELYEAYHKLLKLDSALHKNETCQCQADDFTSKQKYYLKIIDQNYRVTFSQLAQETQNSKPTITELISKFISMGCVYRERSPEDGRVYFIYLTQKGKSIARSEERSQIQLIEHIKNSLTDDELDQLITLLNKIL, from the coding sequence ATGACATGTAAGAAAAATGAATTATATGAGGCATATCATAAACTTCTAAAGCTCGATTCGGCGTTACATAAGAATGAAACCTGTCAATGTCAAGCTGATGACTTTACCTCGAAACAGAAATATTATCTTAAAATCATCGATCAGAATTATCGGGTAACTTTTAGCCAGTTGGCTCAAGAAACTCAGAATTCGAAACCGACGATTACTGAATTGATTAGTAAATTTATTTCGATGGGTTGCGTTTATCGAGAACGCTCACCGGAAGATGGTAGGGTATATTTTATCTATCTTACCCAAAAAGGAAAATCAATTGCCAGGTCCGAAGAAAGATCTCAAATTCAATTAATTGAACATATTAAGAACAGTTTAACTGATGATGAACTGGATCAATTGATCACCTTACTAAACAAAATCCTTTAA
- a CDS encoding peptidylprolyl isomerase, which translates to MEKTPLATVADKTIYTSDLDALIKQLPEDQAKQFKSKEGRRQLLEELIAQELFYLEGKADKVDETEEFKKMLIDAEEKLLKTHMIATFMMDITVPDEEVQKFYDENPSQFIAPDSVRASHILLPTEEQALEIIAEIKNGKSFEAAAKEYSVCPSNEKGGDLSYFSRGQMVPEFETAAFALEIDEMTELPVKTQFGYHVIKLTDRKISQTIPFEAVKENARTFLLREKQNKAFIGKVESLKEKYPVKMETTIL; encoded by the coding sequence ATGGAAAAAACACCTTTGGCTACCGTGGCAGATAAAACAATTTACACCTCGGATTTAGATGCCTTAATAAAACAATTACCCGAAGACCAGGCAAAACAATTCAAATCAAAAGAAGGTCGTCGTCAATTACTGGAAGAACTTATCGCTCAGGAACTTTTTTATTTAGAAGGAAAAGCAGACAAAGTTGATGAAACTGAAGAATTTAAAAAAATGCTGATTGATGCCGAAGAAAAATTGCTTAAAACTCATATGATCGCAACATTTATGATGGACATAACGGTCCCTGATGAAGAGGTCCAAAAGTTTTATGATGAAAACCCCAGCCAGTTCATCGCTCCTGACAGTGTCCGTGCCAGTCACATCCTTCTACCAACGGAAGAACAAGCACTTGAGATTATTGCCGAAATTAAAAATGGTAAATCTTTTGAAGCGGCTGCTAAAGAATACTCTGTCTGCCCTTCCAATGAAAAAGGCGGAGACCTCAGCTATTTTTCAAGAGGTCAAATGGTTCCCGAATTTGAAACTGCTGCCTTTGCTCTGGAGATTGACGAAATGACTGAACTGCCAGTTAAAACTCAATTTGGTTACCATGTAATCAAACTCACCGATCGCAAAATTTCACAAACCATTCCCTTTGAAGCCGTAAAAGAAAATGCTCGTACTTTCTTATTAAGAGAAAAACAAAACAAAGCATTTATCGGTAAGGTTGAATCTCTTAAAGAAAAATATCCCGTTAAAATGGAAACAACCATTCTATAA
- a CDS encoding YjfB family protein: MDIAALSMGMSQMQVAQQASVSVMKMAMDTGSEQMTEMVKMVDSGAGPSPDPNIGQFLDVTV; this comes from the coding sequence ATGGATATTGCAGCGCTGTCAATGGGAATGAGTCAGATGCAGGTTGCCCAACAAGCAAGTGTGTCGGTAATGAAAATGGCAATGGATACAGGGTCAGAACAAATGACTGAAATGGTGAAGATGGTAGATAGTGGCGCGGGACCGTCACCGGATCCAAATATCGGACAATTTTTGGATGTTACAGTTTAG
- a CDS encoding HAD hydrolase-like protein, whose translation MTYKCVVFDFDGTLADTEEKAFNIYNELATKYKYSTVTMEELQHIKNLHIKEIKKIVDIPFYQFPRAIKDGQKMMREESTEIHAFSSDIHDFFTQLRKETDHIGILTSNIKKTVAQFLETYEISHEIEFIMCSALMSKAKKIKKVLRKYDIKASEMLYIGDEVRDIEACHKVGVDVIAVKWGYNTSVALEKCKPTFMIDSIWDVLEIVKTKNQSQMR comes from the coding sequence ATGACATATAAATGTGTGGTTTTTGATTTTGACGGGACATTAGCGGATACCGAAGAAAAAGCCTTTAACATATACAATGAGTTGGCCACGAAATATAAATATAGCACGGTTACCATGGAAGAATTACAACATATTAAGAACCTTCATATTAAAGAGATAAAAAAAATTGTGGATATTCCGTTTTATCAATTCCCGCGGGCGATAAAAGATGGACAAAAAATGATGCGTGAAGAATCGACTGAAATTCATGCCTTCTCTTCGGATATTCATGATTTTTTTACCCAGCTCAGAAAAGAAACCGACCATATCGGAATTCTAACTTCAAATATAAAAAAGACGGTTGCACAGTTTTTAGAAACCTACGAGATTAGTCACGAAATTGAGTTTATTATGTGTTCAGCATTGATGTCAAAAGCCAAAAAAATAAAAAAAGTTTTGCGAAAGTATGATATTAAGGCCAGTGAGATGCTTTATATCGGTGATGAAGTTCGGGATATTGAAGCATGTCATAAAGTTGGCGTTGATGTAATCGCAGTTAAATGGGGATATAACACGTCAGTGGCGCTTGAAAAATGTAAGCCGACATTTATGATTGACAGTATCTGGGACGTCCTTGAAATTGTTAAAACGAAAAACCAGTCTCAAATGAGATAG